A part of Aricia agestis chromosome 13, ilAriAges1.1, whole genome shotgun sequence genomic DNA contains:
- the LOC121732991 gene encoding exonuclease GOR yields MQYFGYFYDCVYFPLQESGAGDSVYDAEAGAPGAGGRHKPLAATSTTEAAQRIAIGKLAEELRPHLLSTKRMWALGYPLEIEPNSGKAAVYISPPTRPRSNFTVFDVNAPEFVPGSQGDSGRGSLGSSPRSESDEEADAVEHLCVRCDKRFRLTREGEYVVDESCVYHWGRLGGESRYACCRALYGSRGCTTARFHVWNGTKPGMNGPLEGYVQAKSPRGGVYAIDTEMCYTTNGLELASIAVIRPDGRLVYKSLVKPSSQVVDCNTRFSGIRPRDLARATKTLRDVQNDILGFVGSDTILIGHALENDLRALKLLHGAVVDTSAMYPHSRGFPLRRSLRALSEELLGRRVQHGSSGHSPLEDARAAMDLVLLKLTEERKKKQNVVQFPNLQPYDPLICSA; encoded by the coding sequence ATGCAATATTTTGGTTACTTTTACGATTGTGTTTACTTTCCTCTCCAAGAATCCGGCGCGGGTGATTCCGTCTACGATGCTGAGGCCGGGGCCCCCGGGGCCGGCGGTCGACATAAGCCCCTGGCCGCGACGTCGACGACGGAGGCGGCTCAGAGAATCGCCATCGGGAAACTAGCGGAGGAGCTCCGGCCCCACCTGCTGTCCACCAAGCGGATGTGGGCCCTCGGCTACCCGCTGGAGATCGAGCCCAACAGCGGGAAGGCGGCCGTCTACATCAGCCCCCCGACCCGGCCACGCTCCAACTTCACCGTGTTCGACGTGAACGCGCCCGAGTTCGTGCCGGGCTCGCAGGGCGACAGTGGCCGCGGCTCGCTCGGCTCCTCGCCGAGATCCGAGAGTGACGAGGAAGCGGATGCAGTGGAACATTTGTGTGTCCGGTGTGATAAACGGTTTAGACTGACGCGCGAGGGTGAATACGTCGTGGACGAGTCGTGCGTGTACCACTGGGGGCGGCTCGGCGGCGAGTCCCGCTACGCGTGCTGCCGTGCCCTGTACGGCTCGCGGGGCTGCACGACGGCCCGCTTCCACGTGTGGAACGGCACGAAGCCCGGCATGAACGGCCCGCTCGAGGGCTACGTGCAGGCCAAGTCGCCCCGCGGCGGGGTGTACGCGATCGACACGGAGATGTGCTACACGACGAACGGGCTCGAGCTGGCCAGCATCGCCGTCATCCGGCCCGACGGGCGGCTGGTGTACAAGTCGCTCGTGAAGCCCAGCTCGCAGGTGGTCGACTGCAACACGAGGTTCTCGGGCATCAGGCCGCGCGACTTGGCGCGCGCGACCAAGACGCTCCGGGACGTCCAGAACGACATCCTCGGTTTCGTCGGCAGCGACACCATCCTGATCGGGCACGCGCTGGAGAACGACCTGCGCGCGCTGAAGCTGCTGCACGGCGCGGTGGTGGACACGTCGGCGATGTACCCACACTCGCGGGGGTTTCCGCTGCGGCGCTCGCTGCGCGCGCTGTCCGAGGAGCTTCTGGGCCGGCGCGTGCAGCACGGCAGCTCCGGCCACTCGCCGCTCGAGGACGCCCGCGCCGCGATGGATCTCGTGCTCCTCAAGCTCACGGAGGAGCGCAAGAAGAAGCAGAACGTCGTCCAGTTCCCGAACCTCCAACCCTACGACCCCCTGATCTGTTCCGCCTAA